The following coding sequences lie in one Myxococcus xanthus genomic window:
- a CDS encoding serine hydrolase domain-containing protein: MRHSLYLPLCTLLACAHTQPVAAPASSPVSAVQPAPADPESQLREALQRAGRAMEAGRFDAALSEMQRLWEGGRQTDEVAWLAAYASLGVGDDAAAFQWLERAVERGMGSPGDLLHDKSLEPLRRMPGYDALVARARENALKARAEGNVGAGLEKATPAEAGLSEPALAAFVKAAEESGSSALVVLRHGKLVGEWYFGGETQRIESMSATKGVVALAIGLLIDEGRIPSVDAPVSTFFPEWKDGLKGKVTLRHLLSHTSGLAANAHAMDIYESRDFVRYALDSHVVDVPGSQFFYNNKATNLLAGVVERASGEKLDAYLMRRLFEPLGIRDVFWQKDPSGNPLGMSGLRLHPVDFAKVGQLMLQRGVWQGQRILSEAWIQECTAAASQAHTPTAGLLWWLVYDKAFRVLGQDMVNEARRNGMPEASLSRLRDVVDKPIPAGDFMQVLSERLGGMKGVMAFMEKSARIPLRTHVEGAPRGYSARGSFGQLLLVVPEQDLVVVRMAVPDGRVPPDVMEFPAFNTLALSLVPSP; the protein is encoded by the coding sequence ATGCGACACAGTCTCTACCTCCCGCTCTGTACCTTGCTGGCCTGTGCCCACACGCAACCCGTGGCCGCGCCCGCTTCGTCTCCAGTCTCTGCCGTGCAGCCGGCGCCAGCAGACCCTGAGTCCCAGCTCCGCGAGGCGTTGCAGCGGGCTGGCAGGGCGATGGAGGCCGGGCGCTTCGACGCCGCGCTCTCGGAGATGCAGCGGCTGTGGGAGGGCGGCCGCCAGACGGACGAGGTGGCATGGCTTGCCGCTTACGCCTCGTTGGGCGTGGGCGACGACGCCGCGGCCTTCCAGTGGCTGGAGCGCGCCGTCGAGCGGGGGATGGGCTCGCCGGGCGATCTGCTGCACGACAAGTCCCTGGAGCCGTTGCGGCGGATGCCGGGTTACGACGCGCTGGTGGCGCGGGCGAGAGAGAACGCACTGAAGGCGCGCGCGGAGGGCAACGTCGGGGCGGGGCTGGAGAAGGCGACGCCCGCCGAGGCGGGGCTGTCGGAGCCGGCGCTCGCGGCCTTCGTGAAGGCGGCCGAAGAATCGGGCTCGTCGGCCCTGGTGGTGCTCCGCCACGGCAAGTTGGTGGGGGAGTGGTACTTCGGCGGCGAGACGCAGCGCATCGAGTCCATGTCCGCCACCAAGGGCGTGGTGGCGCTGGCCATCGGGCTGCTCATCGATGAGGGCCGCATTCCCTCCGTCGACGCGCCTGTCTCCACCTTCTTCCCGGAGTGGAAGGACGGCCTCAAGGGGAAGGTCACGCTTCGGCACCTGCTCAGCCACACCTCGGGGCTGGCGGCGAACGCCCACGCGATGGACATCTACGAGTCGCGGGACTTCGTCCGCTACGCGCTGGACAGCCACGTGGTGGACGTGCCGGGCAGCCAGTTCTTCTACAACAACAAGGCCACCAACCTGCTCGCGGGCGTGGTGGAGCGCGCCTCAGGCGAGAAACTGGACGCCTATCTCATGCGGCGCCTCTTCGAGCCGCTCGGCATCCGTGACGTGTTCTGGCAGAAGGACCCGTCCGGCAATCCGCTGGGCATGTCCGGCCTGCGCCTGCACCCCGTGGACTTCGCCAAGGTGGGCCAGTTGATGCTTCAGCGAGGCGTCTGGCAGGGCCAGCGCATCCTGAGCGAGGCCTGGATTCAGGAATGTACCGCCGCGGCATCTCAGGCCCACACCCCCACGGCGGGCTTGTTGTGGTGGCTCGTCTACGACAAGGCGTTCCGCGTGCTGGGCCAGGACATGGTGAACGAGGCGCGTCGCAACGGCATGCCCGAGGCGTCGTTGTCTCGCCTGCGGGACGTGGTGGACAAGCCGATTCCCGCCGGGGACTTCATGCAGGTGCTCTCCGAGCGGCTCGGCGGGATGAAGGGCGTCATGGCGTTCATGGAGAAGAGCGCCCGCATCCCGTTGCGCACGCACGTGGAGGGCGCGCCCCGGGGTTACTCCGCGCGAGGCTCCTTCGGGCAACTCCTGCTGGTGGTGCCAGAGCAGGACCTGGTGGTGGTGCGCATGGCTGTGCCGGACGGGCGGGTTCCTCCAGACGTCATGGAGTTCCCTGCATTCAACACGCTGGCCCTCTCGCTGGTGCCTTCTCCCTGA
- a CDS encoding TIGR04013 family B12-binding domain/radical SAM domain-containing protein, with protein sequence MQPSRRVSLVLSYQYPGKYAFTVLAGAVESDPALADVTLHFPRSRETLLDTIRERVDAGDTVVAAWSFYSASFAPAAEELAWVRERLEGRDVLCIAGGVHATAETLQTLQAGFDLVAVGEGEYSLRALLGRVLRGEVPRETHGVAYLKDGKLVQHGRGEGVQLDDFPPFAARNGQYGAIEITRGCIYACRFCQTPFMSKARFRHRSVANVAHWARELRRSGRRDIRFITPTSMSYGTADESVNLDAVEALLAAVKEAMAPDGRVYYGTFPSEVRPEHVTPEALELLKRYVHNDNLIIGGQSGSERILQSTRRGHDVETVVRATRIAVECGFVPNVDFILGLPGEEPEDVDATVALMEKLAGLGARVHGHTFMPLPGTPFRDAPPGSVDEATQRKLDRLASQGRLYGHWKQQVALAEGIASRRRPRAG encoded by the coding sequence ATGCAGCCATCTCGCCGTGTTTCGCTCGTCCTGAGCTACCAGTACCCAGGTAAGTACGCCTTCACCGTGCTGGCGGGCGCCGTGGAGTCGGACCCGGCGCTGGCGGACGTGACGCTGCACTTTCCGCGCAGCCGCGAGACGCTGCTGGACACGATTCGCGAGCGCGTGGACGCCGGAGACACGGTGGTGGCGGCGTGGTCTTTTTACTCGGCCAGCTTCGCCCCGGCGGCGGAGGAGCTGGCATGGGTGCGTGAGCGGTTGGAGGGACGGGACGTGCTGTGCATCGCCGGCGGTGTGCACGCCACGGCGGAGACGCTCCAGACGCTTCAGGCGGGCTTCGACCTGGTGGCGGTGGGCGAGGGTGAGTACTCCCTGCGCGCCTTGCTCGGCCGGGTGCTGCGCGGCGAGGTGCCGCGTGAGACGCACGGCGTCGCGTATCTGAAGGATGGGAAGCTGGTGCAGCACGGCCGGGGGGAGGGCGTGCAACTGGACGACTTCCCGCCCTTCGCGGCGCGCAACGGGCAGTACGGCGCCATCGAGATTACGCGCGGCTGCATCTACGCGTGTCGCTTCTGCCAGACGCCGTTCATGAGCAAGGCGCGCTTTCGCCACCGCTCCGTGGCCAACGTGGCGCACTGGGCGCGGGAGCTGCGGCGCTCGGGGCGGAGAGACATCCGCTTCATCACGCCCACCTCCATGTCCTACGGCACCGCCGACGAGTCGGTGAACCTGGACGCGGTGGAGGCGCTGCTCGCCGCGGTGAAGGAGGCCATGGCGCCCGATGGGCGCGTCTACTACGGCACCTTCCCGTCGGAGGTCCGCCCCGAGCACGTCACGCCCGAGGCGCTGGAGTTGCTCAAGCGCTACGTCCACAACGACAACCTCATCATCGGCGGCCAGTCCGGCTCCGAGCGCATCCTCCAGAGCACCCGCCGGGGGCACGACGTGGAGACGGTGGTGCGCGCCACCCGCATCGCGGTGGAGTGTGGCTTCGTGCCCAACGTGGACTTCATCCTCGGGCTGCCCGGCGAGGAGCCCGAGGACGTGGATGCCACGGTGGCGCTGATGGAGAAGTTGGCGGGCCTGGGCGCGCGCGTGCATGGGCATACATTCATGCCGCTGCCGGGGACGCCCTTCCGCGATGCGCCGCCCGGGTCGGTGGATGAGGCGACACAGCGCAAGCTGGACCGGCTGGCCTCGCAGGGGCGCCTGTATGGGCACTGGAAGCAGCAGGTCGCGCTCGCCGAGGGCATTGCCTCACGCCGTCGCCCGCGCGCGGGGTAA
- the sitA6 gene encoding SitA6 family polymorphic toxin lipoprotein, protein MRTCLLRMLPVLAVLWLGCSTSVKPPMQQAWDDAELECWTPHEDQCVSLLCLGDACGFYRCTDLPGEVELARFPPARPPVAAAAPGRGPRRNWGLGQQLPRGAVMVFPSWGGAPGRVIPPSHRLPPGRWEKHHIFPQAPELAQWFTQRGVKIHDYTMPIPRELHRRIPGGAGAGGAWNEAWRAYMRRNSGASPEEIFKHAGELIYRFELLGGPIRPYYSRPGT, encoded by the coding sequence ATGCGAACCTGTCTGCTCCGAATGCTTCCGGTGCTTGCTGTGCTTTGGCTGGGGTGTTCCACCTCGGTCAAGCCGCCCATGCAGCAGGCCTGGGATGACGCGGAACTGGAGTGCTGGACTCCGCACGAGGACCAGTGTGTGTCCTTGCTGTGTCTGGGCGACGCGTGTGGCTTCTACCGTTGCACGGACCTGCCGGGGGAGGTGGAGCTGGCGCGCTTTCCGCCCGCCCGTCCACCCGTGGCTGCCGCGGCGCCTGGCCGAGGTCCCCGGCGAAACTGGGGCCTCGGCCAGCAGTTGCCTCGGGGCGCTGTCATGGTGTTCCCCAGTTGGGGTGGTGCGCCTGGGCGAGTCATCCCGCCGTCACATCGGCTGCCGCCCGGACGCTGGGAGAAGCACCACATCTTTCCCCAGGCACCAGAGCTTGCCCAATGGTTCACGCAGCGGGGCGTCAAGATTCACGACTACACGATGCCGATACCGCGAGAGCTCCATCGACGCATTCCCGGTGGTGCGGGAGCCGGTGGTGCCTGGAACGAAGCCTGGCGCGCGTACATGCGGCGGAACAGTGGGGCGAGTCCTGAAGAGATTTTCAAACACGCCGGGGAGTTGATCTACCGCTTCGAGCTGCTTGGTGGGCCGATTCGGCCGTACTATTCCAGGCCCGGAACATGA
- the aceA gene encoding isocitrate lyase, whose translation MYDATPTTADTSPHAKLHAQRFEGIKRNYTPKDVEKLRGSITVSHTLAELGAKKLWELLHTEDYINALGSLTGNQAVQMVRAGLKAIYLSGWQVAADANSAGQMYPDQSLYPVDSVPTVVRKINNALRRADQIDHAEGRKDRYWFAPIIADAEAGFGGPLNAFELMKGMIEAGAAGVHFEDQLASEKKCGHMGGKVLVPTSHFIRTLNAARLAADVMGVPTLLVARTDADSAKLLMSDADEYDHAFIDKKSGRTPEGFYRLNGGLDCAIARGLAYAPYADLVWCETSTPDLAQAKKFAESIRAKYPNKLLAYNCSPSFNWKKNLDDATIAKFQRELGAMGYKFQFVTLAGFHALNFGMYELARKYKDRGMAAYSELQQAEFAAEKDGYTATRHQREVGTGYFDQVAEAICGGNASTLALTESTEAHQF comes from the coding sequence ATGTACGACGCCACGCCGACGACCGCCGATACCTCCCCTCACGCCAAGCTCCACGCTCAGCGTTTCGAGGGCATCAAGCGCAACTACACCCCGAAGGACGTGGAGAAGCTCCGCGGCTCCATCACCGTCAGCCACACGCTGGCGGAGCTGGGCGCCAAGAAGCTCTGGGAGCTGCTCCACACCGAGGACTACATCAACGCGCTCGGCTCGCTCACCGGCAACCAGGCCGTGCAGATGGTGCGCGCGGGCCTGAAGGCCATCTACCTGTCCGGCTGGCAGGTGGCGGCGGACGCGAACTCCGCCGGGCAGATGTACCCGGACCAGAGCCTCTACCCGGTGGACAGCGTCCCCACCGTGGTCCGCAAAATCAACAACGCCCTGCGCCGCGCGGACCAGATTGACCACGCCGAAGGCCGCAAGGACCGCTACTGGTTCGCGCCCATCATCGCCGACGCCGAGGCCGGCTTCGGTGGCCCGCTCAACGCCTTCGAGCTGATGAAGGGCATGATTGAAGCGGGCGCCGCGGGCGTGCACTTCGAGGACCAGCTGGCCAGCGAGAAGAAGTGCGGCCACATGGGCGGCAAGGTGCTGGTGCCCACCAGCCACTTCATCCGCACCCTCAACGCGGCCCGGCTCGCGGCGGACGTCATGGGCGTGCCCACCCTGCTGGTGGCGCGCACGGACGCGGACAGCGCCAAGCTGCTGATGAGCGACGCGGACGAGTACGACCACGCCTTCATCGACAAGAAGTCCGGCCGCACCCCGGAAGGCTTCTACCGCCTCAACGGCGGCCTGGACTGCGCCATCGCCCGCGGCCTGGCGTACGCGCCGTACGCGGACCTGGTGTGGTGCGAGACGAGCACCCCGGACCTGGCCCAGGCGAAGAAGTTCGCCGAGTCCATCCGCGCGAAGTACCCGAACAAGCTTTTGGCCTACAACTGCTCGCCGTCCTTCAACTGGAAGAAGAACCTGGACGACGCCACCATCGCGAAGTTCCAGCGCGAGCTGGGCGCCATGGGCTACAAGTTCCAGTTCGTCACCCTGGCCGGCTTCCACGCGCTCAACTTCGGGATGTACGAGCTGGCGCGGAAGTACAAGGACCGTGGCATGGCGGCCTACAGCGAGCTGCAGCAGGCCGAGTTCGCGGCGGAGAAGGACGGCTACACCGCCACCCGCCACCAGCGCGAGGTGGGCACCGGCTACTTCGACCAGGTGGCCGAGGCCATCTGCGGCGGCAACGCCAGCACGCTCGCCCTGACGGAGTCCACCGAGGCCCACCAGTTCTAG
- the aceB gene encoding malate synthase A, with protein sequence MSDQAPSVKPPAFGPGVVVKGTWHPDYAEVLTPEALEFVAKLARNFGERRLALLERRKTVQAAWSKGARPHFLPETKAVREGDWTVAPLPADLQDRRVEITGPVDRKMVINALNSGANVFMADFEDANSPTWDNVVRGQINLRDAVRGTISFTAENGKHYALNPKRAVLFVRPRGWHLPERHIEIDGKPISGSLLDFGLFFFHNAREQLARGTGPYFYLPKMQSHLEARLWNDVFHLAQAELGIPRGTIKATVLIETLPAAFEMDEILYELREHSAGLNCGRWDYIFSFIKTLQSDTRVVLPDRGQVTMDKAFLNAYSQLLIQTCHRRNVHAMGGMAAFIPIKGDAAANDAVMDKVRADKLREVKNGHDGTWVAHPGLVEIARDIFDSHMKGPNQLSNKREDVKIGEAELLKVPSGTRTEEGLRHNIRVGIQYTAAWLGGLGCVPLYNLMEDAATAEISRAQVWQWIHHGASLEDGRKVTLTLFRDALGEEMGRLEKEGAKERYGAAHLERARVLFEQLSTAGTFEDFLTLPAYDALEAQR encoded by the coding sequence ATGTCGGACCAAGCCCCCTCTGTGAAACCCCCGGCGTTCGGACCGGGAGTGGTGGTGAAGGGGACCTGGCACCCCGACTACGCCGAGGTCCTCACGCCCGAGGCCCTGGAATTCGTGGCGAAGCTGGCCCGCAACTTCGGCGAGCGCCGGCTGGCCCTGCTGGAGCGCCGCAAGACGGTGCAGGCGGCCTGGAGCAAGGGAGCGCGGCCCCACTTCCTGCCGGAGACGAAGGCCGTCCGGGAGGGCGACTGGACGGTGGCTCCCCTGCCCGCCGACCTTCAGGACCGCCGCGTGGAGATCACCGGCCCGGTGGACCGGAAGATGGTCATCAACGCGCTGAACTCCGGGGCGAATGTCTTCATGGCGGACTTCGAGGACGCCAACAGCCCCACCTGGGACAACGTGGTGCGCGGGCAAATCAACCTGCGCGACGCCGTGCGCGGCACCATCTCCTTCACGGCGGAGAACGGGAAGCACTACGCCCTCAACCCGAAGCGCGCCGTGCTCTTCGTGCGCCCCCGCGGCTGGCACCTGCCGGAGCGGCACATCGAAATCGACGGCAAGCCCATCTCCGGCTCGCTGCTCGATTTCGGGCTCTTCTTCTTCCACAACGCCCGTGAGCAACTGGCCCGCGGCACCGGCCCCTACTTCTACCTGCCGAAGATGCAGAGCCACCTGGAGGCCCGGCTGTGGAACGACGTGTTCCACCTGGCCCAAGCGGAGCTGGGCATCCCGCGCGGCACCATCAAGGCCACTGTCCTCATCGAGACGCTGCCCGCCGCGTTCGAGATGGACGAAATCCTCTACGAGCTGCGCGAGCACTCCGCCGGCCTCAACTGCGGCCGCTGGGACTACATCTTCAGCTTCATCAAGACGCTCCAGTCGGACACCCGCGTGGTGCTGCCCGACCGCGGCCAGGTGACGATGGACAAGGCGTTCCTCAACGCCTACTCGCAACTGCTCATCCAGACCTGCCACCGCCGCAACGTGCACGCCATGGGCGGCATGGCGGCCTTCATCCCCATCAAGGGGGACGCGGCGGCCAACGACGCCGTCATGGACAAGGTCCGCGCGGACAAGCTGCGCGAGGTGAAGAACGGCCACGACGGGACGTGGGTGGCGCACCCCGGCCTCGTTGAAATCGCGCGCGACATCTTCGACTCGCACATGAAGGGCCCCAACCAGCTCTCCAACAAGCGCGAGGACGTGAAGATTGGCGAGGCGGAGCTGCTCAAGGTGCCGTCCGGCACGCGCACCGAGGAAGGCCTGCGCCACAACATCCGCGTGGGCATCCAGTACACCGCCGCGTGGCTGGGCGGCCTGGGCTGCGTGCCGCTCTACAACCTGATGGAGGACGCGGCCACCGCCGAAATCTCACGCGCCCAGGTATGGCAGTGGATCCACCACGGCGCCTCCCTGGAGGACGGCCGCAAGGTGACGCTCACCCTCTTCCGCGACGCGCTGGGCGAGGAGATGGGCCGCCTCGAGAAGGAAGGCGCCAAGGAGCGCTACGGCGCCGCCCACCTGGAGCGCGCACGCGTCCTCTTCGAGCAGCTCTCCACCGCCGGCACCTTCGAGGACTTCCTCACCCTGCCGGCCTACGACGCCTTGGAAGCCCAACGCTGA
- a CDS encoding PspC domain-containing protein produces the protein MDAKRRCATCTEEVSLEVRRCPRCGARTEPMHRGVDGRLLTGVCAALGRELGVDAALIRVGFVVALAVSGGTALMVYLLLWAFTPPSATGTAPLRRTYNWLSGLGNSERTPRVERRV, from the coding sequence ATGGACGCCAAGAGACGCTGCGCCACCTGCACCGAGGAAGTGAGCCTGGAGGTCCGGAGGTGCCCGCGCTGCGGCGCGCGCACGGAGCCCATGCACCGGGGCGTGGATGGGCGGCTGCTGACCGGGGTGTGCGCGGCGCTGGGACGGGAGCTGGGCGTGGACGCGGCGCTGATTCGCGTGGGCTTCGTGGTGGCGCTGGCGGTGTCCGGGGGCACCGCGCTGATGGTGTACCTGCTGCTGTGGGCCTTCACGCCGCCGTCGGCGACGGGCACCGCGCCCCTGCGGCGCACGTACAACTGGCTGTCCGGCCTGGGCAATTCGGAGCGCACGCCCCGCGTCGAGCGTCGGGTGTAG
- the fumC gene encoding class II fumarate hydratase: MSTKNVRTEKDTFGPIDVPADRLWGAQTQRSLQNFAISTERMPLALIRALVLVKKAAARVNVENGSLAKEKGEAIIRAADEVLAGQHDAEFPLSVWQTGSGTQTNMNTNEVLANRASELLGGERGERRKVHPNDDVNKGQSSNDVFPTAMSVAAVAAITEHVLPELKALRDVLAQKARAFHDVVKVGRTHLQDATPLTLGQEVGGFVAQLDHAKGHLERTLPHLLELALGGTAVGTGLNAPKGYAERVAQELAQLTGHPFVTAPNKFEALAANDALVQAHGALKGLAAVLFKVANDVRWLSSGPRSGLAEITIPENEPGSSIMPGKVNPTQSEALTMLCAQVMGNDVAVTVGGASGNFQLNVFKPLIAHNLLQSCRLLADGMRSFRLHCAVGIEPNRPRIQENLERSLMLVTALNPHIGYDNAAKIAKTAHRDGTTLKETAVALGLVTPEQFDQWVRPEDMTGHKG; this comes from the coding sequence GTGAGCACGAAGAACGTCCGTACCGAGAAAGACACCTTCGGTCCCATCGACGTCCCCGCCGACCGGCTGTGGGGCGCGCAGACGCAGCGCAGCCTCCAGAACTTCGCCATCTCCACCGAGCGCATGCCGCTGGCCCTCATCCGCGCCCTGGTGCTGGTGAAGAAGGCCGCCGCGCGGGTGAACGTGGAGAACGGCTCGCTGGCGAAGGAGAAGGGCGAGGCCATCATCCGGGCCGCGGACGAGGTGCTGGCCGGCCAGCACGACGCGGAGTTCCCCTTGAGCGTCTGGCAGACGGGCAGCGGGACGCAGACGAACATGAACACGAACGAGGTGCTCGCCAACCGCGCCTCGGAGCTGCTGGGCGGCGAGCGCGGCGAGCGCCGCAAGGTCCACCCCAACGACGACGTCAACAAGGGGCAGAGCTCCAACGACGTCTTCCCCACCGCGATGAGCGTGGCCGCCGTGGCCGCCATCACCGAGCACGTGCTGCCGGAGCTGAAGGCGCTGCGCGACGTGCTCGCGCAGAAGGCCCGCGCCTTCCATGACGTGGTGAAGGTGGGCCGCACCCACCTGCAGGACGCCACGCCCCTGACGCTGGGGCAGGAGGTCGGCGGCTTCGTGGCGCAGTTGGACCACGCGAAGGGCCACCTGGAGCGCACCCTGCCGCATCTTCTGGAGCTGGCCCTGGGCGGCACGGCGGTGGGCACCGGCCTCAACGCCCCCAAGGGCTATGCCGAGCGGGTGGCGCAGGAGCTGGCCCAGCTCACCGGCCACCCCTTCGTCACCGCGCCCAACAAGTTCGAGGCGCTGGCCGCCAACGACGCGCTGGTGCAGGCGCACGGGGCGCTGAAGGGGCTGGCGGCGGTGCTCTTCAAGGTGGCCAACGACGTGCGCTGGCTGTCCTCGGGGCCGCGCTCGGGGCTGGCGGAAATCACCATCCCGGAGAACGAGCCGGGCAGCTCCATCATGCCGGGCAAGGTGAACCCCACCCAGAGCGAGGCGCTCACCATGCTGTGCGCCCAGGTGATGGGGAACGACGTCGCCGTCACCGTGGGTGGGGCGTCCGGCAACTTCCAGCTCAACGTCTTCAAGCCGCTCATCGCCCACAACCTGCTCCAGAGCTGCCGGTTGCTGGCGGATGGCATGCGCAGCTTCCGCCTGCACTGCGCGGTGGGCATCGAGCCCAACCGGCCCCGCATCCAGGAGAACCTGGAGCGCAGCCTGATGCTCGTCACGGCGCTCAACCCCCACATCGGCTACGACAACGCGGCGAAAATCGCCAAGACGGCCCACAGGGACGGCACGACGCTCAAGGAGACGGCCGTGGCGCTGGGGCTCGTCACCCCCGAGCAGTTCGACCAGTGGGTCCGCCCGGAGGACATGACGGGCCACAAGGGGTAG
- the clpP gene encoding ATP-dependent Clp endopeptidase proteolytic subunit ClpP: MNVPFVIETTHRGERAYDLYSRLLKDRIIMLGTPVNDDVANIIVAQLLFLESEDPDKGINLYINSPGGSVTAGLAIYDTMQYVKCPVSTICVGQAASMGALLLLAGAKGKRYALPNSRIMIHQPLGGAQGQATDIDIQAKEILRLRSYINGLIVKHTGHTIERIEKDTERDYFMSAEDARQYGLIDEVVEKQRVIAPTPAPAK, from the coding sequence ATGAACGTCCCCTTCGTCATCGAGACCACGCACCGCGGAGAGCGGGCGTACGACCTGTACAGCCGGCTCCTCAAGGACCGCATCATCATGCTGGGCACGCCTGTCAATGACGACGTGGCCAACATCATCGTTGCCCAGCTCCTCTTCCTGGAGTCGGAGGACCCGGACAAGGGCATCAACCTCTACATCAACTCGCCGGGTGGCTCCGTGACGGCGGGCCTCGCCATCTACGACACCATGCAGTACGTGAAGTGTCCGGTGTCCACCATCTGTGTGGGGCAGGCGGCCTCCATGGGCGCGCTACTGCTGCTGGCGGGGGCGAAGGGCAAGCGCTACGCCCTGCCCAACAGCCGCATCATGATTCACCAGCCGCTGGGCGGCGCGCAGGGCCAGGCCACGGACATCGACATCCAGGCCAAGGAAATCCTCCGCCTGCGCAGCTACATCAACGGCCTCATCGTGAAGCACACGGGGCACACCATCGAGCGCATCGAGAAGGACACCGAGCGCGACTACTTCATGAGCGCCGAGGACGCGCGGCAGTACGGCCTCATCGACGAGGTGGTGGAGAAGCAGCGCGTCATCGCCCCGACGCCCGCTCCGGCGAAGTAG
- a CDS encoding DUF3293 domain-containing protein: protein MSHHERERLATAYAATRYIIRPHSSTGGVEQILRAGALHPALDATLAARGHREWAFLTAWNPGSQWRSGEENRRAQERMVAQLVAGGWGAAPALGEADDGSWCEQSLFVPGLPREEAGRFGRAYGKVAVLVGRTGGQAELLFCEEARASPAP, encoded by the coding sequence ATGAGCCACCACGAACGCGAGCGGTTGGCGACGGCCTACGCGGCGACGCGCTACATCATCCGGCCCCATTCCAGCACGGGTGGTGTCGAGCAAATCCTGCGGGCGGGCGCCTTGCACCCGGCGCTGGACGCAACGCTTGCGGCGCGCGGCCACCGCGAGTGGGCCTTCCTGACGGCGTGGAATCCCGGCTCGCAGTGGCGGAGCGGCGAGGAGAACCGCCGCGCGCAGGAGCGCATGGTCGCGCAGCTCGTCGCCGGGGGTTGGGGGGCCGCCCCCGCGCTGGGCGAGGCGGATGACGGCAGTTGGTGCGAGCAGAGCCTCTTCGTCCCCGGGCTTCCCCGCGAGGAGGCCGGACGCTTCGGCCGCGCCTACGGAAAGGTCGCCGTGCTCGTGGGACGCACGGGAGGCCAGGCGGAGCTGCTGTTCTGCGAGGAAGCCCGCGCCTCACCCGCCCCGTGA